Proteins found in one Pectobacterium atrosepticum genomic segment:
- a CDS encoding translation initiation factor IF-3: MKGGKRVQPARPNRINREIRANEVRLTGVEGEQLGIVSLNEALEKAEEAGVDLVEISPNAEPPVCRIMDYGKFLYEKSKATKEQKKKQKVIQVKEIKFRPGTDDGDYQVKLRNLIRFLEDGDKAKITLRFRGREMAHQQIGIEVLNRVRDDLSELAVVESFPSKIEGRQMIMVLAPKKKQ; this comes from the coding sequence ATTAAAGGCGGAAAACGAGTTCAACCGGCGCGTCCTAATCGCATCAACAGAGAGATTCGCGCAAATGAGGTACGCCTGACAGGCGTCGAAGGCGAACAGCTGGGCATCGTAAGTCTAAATGAAGCATTAGAAAAAGCCGAAGAAGCAGGTGTTGATTTAGTTGAAATCAGTCCGAACGCCGAGCCGCCGGTTTGCCGAATTATGGATTACGGCAAGTTCCTTTATGAGAAGAGTAAGGCTACAAAGGAACAGAAGAAAAAACAAAAAGTTATTCAGGTCAAGGAAATCAAATTCCGACCTGGTACCGATGATGGCGACTATCAGGTCAAACTACGCAACCTGATTCGCTTTCTTGAAGATGGTGACAAAGCTAAAATCACACTGCGTTTCCGCGGTCGTGAAATGGCACACCAACAGATTGGTATCGAAGTGCTTAACCGCGTTCGTGACGATCTGAGTGAACTGGCAGTTGTCGAGTCCTTCCCATCGAAGATCGAAGGCCGCCAGATGATCATGGTGTTAGCACCGAAGAAGAAACAGTAA
- a CDS encoding 50S ribosomal protein L35, with the protein MPKIKTVRGAAKRFKKTAGGGFKRKHANLRHILTKKSTKRKRHLRPKGMVSKGDLGLVIACLPYA; encoded by the coding sequence ATGCCAAAGATTAAAACAGTACGTGGCGCCGCTAAACGCTTTAAAAAAACCGCCGGCGGCGGTTTCAAGCGTAAGCATGCTAACCTGCGTCATATTCTGACTAAAAAGTCGACTAAGCGTAAACGTCATCTGCGTCCTAAAGGTATGGTTTCCAAAGGGGATCTGGGCCTTGTGATTGCATGTCTGCCGTACGCATAA
- a CDS encoding 50S ribosomal protein L20 translates to MARVKRGVVARARHKKILKQAKGYYGARSRVYRVAFQAVIKAGQYAYRDRRQRKRQFRQLWIARINAAARQNGLSYSKFINGLKKASVEIDRKILADIAVFDKLAFSALVEKAKAALA, encoded by the coding sequence ATGGCTCGCGTAAAACGTGGTGTAGTTGCCCGTGCACGTCACAAGAAAATATTGAAACAAGCGAAAGGTTACTACGGTGCCCGTTCGCGCGTTTATCGTGTTGCCTTTCAGGCAGTAATCAAAGCTGGTCAATACGCTTACCGCGACCGTCGTCAACGTAAACGTCAATTCCGCCAGCTGTGGATTGCACGTATCAATGCAGCAGCCCGTCAAAATGGCTTGTCTTACAGCAAATTCATCAACGGCCTGAAAAAAGCCTCTGTTGAAATTGACCGTAAGATCCTGGCTGATATCGCAGTATTCGACAAGTTAGCGTTCAGCGCTCTGGTCGAAAAAGCGAAAGCGGCACTGGCGTAA
- the pheM gene encoding pheST operon leader peptide PheM has translation MNAAIFRFFFYFSA, from the coding sequence ATGAACGCTGCTATTTTCCGTTTCTTTTTTTACTTTAGCGCCTGA
- a CDS encoding phenylalanine--tRNA ligase subunit alpha, whose product MPHLAELVAKARTAIEEAQDVAALENVRVEYLGKKGHLTLQMTSLRELPAEERPAAGAVINQAKQDVQDALNARKQTLESAELNARLAQETIDVSLPGRTIENGGLHPVTRTIDRIETFFGELGFSVVTGPEIEDDYHNFDALNIPGHHPARADHDTFWFDAKRLLRTQTSGVQIRTMEKQQPPIRIIAPGRVYRNDYDQTHTPMFHQMEGLIVDKDISFTNLKGTLHDFLRNFFEEDLQVRFRPSYFPFTEPSAEVDVMGKNGKWLEVLGCGMVHPNVLRNVGIDPEVYSGFAFGMGMERLTMLRYGVTDLRAFFENDLRFLKQFK is encoded by the coding sequence ATGCCACATCTCGCAGAGCTGGTTGCCAAAGCCAGAACAGCTATAGAAGAGGCCCAGGATGTTGCCGCACTGGAAAATGTGCGTGTCGAATATCTGGGTAAAAAAGGTCACTTAACCCTTCAGATGACCTCGCTGCGCGAGTTGCCGGCTGAAGAACGTCCTGCCGCTGGCGCCGTTATTAACCAAGCTAAGCAAGACGTTCAGGACGCGCTGAATGCCCGTAAGCAAACGCTGGAATCCGCTGAGTTAAATGCGCGTCTGGCGCAAGAAACTATCGATGTCTCCTTGCCGGGGCGCACCATTGAGAATGGTGGTTTGCACCCAGTGACGCGCACCATCGATCGTATCGAAACTTTTTTCGGCGAGCTGGGTTTTTCGGTGGTTACTGGGCCAGAAATCGAAGACGACTATCACAACTTTGATGCGTTAAATATTCCAGGTCATCATCCTGCACGTGCCGACCACGACACGTTCTGGTTCGATGCTAAACGCCTGCTGCGTACACAGACTTCTGGTGTCCAGATCCGGACCATGGAAAAGCAGCAGCCACCTATTCGTATCATCGCGCCGGGCCGCGTTTATCGTAACGATTACGATCAGACCCATACGCCGATGTTCCATCAGATGGAAGGGCTGATTGTCGATAAAGACATCAGCTTCACCAATCTGAAAGGCACGCTGCATGATTTCCTGCGTAATTTCTTTGAGGAAGATTTGCAGGTTCGCTTCCGTCCGTCTTATTTCCCGTTTACCGAGCCATCCGCAGAAGTGGATGTCATGGGTAAAAACGGTAAATGGCTGGAAGTGTTGGGTTGCGGCATGGTGCACCCGAATGTCCTGCGTAATGTCGGTATCGATCCCGAAGTGTATTCCGGTTTCGCATTTGGTATGGGCATGGAGCGTCTGACGATGCTGCGCTATGGCGTGACCGATCTGCGTGCATTTTTCGAAAACGATCTGCGTTTCCTCAAACAGTTTAAGTAA
- a CDS encoding phenylalanine--tRNA ligase subunit beta, whose amino-acid sequence MKFSELWLREWVNPAVDSETLSEQITMAGLEVDGVEPVAGAFHGVVVGEVVECGQHPNADKLRVTKVNVGGERLLDIVCGAPNCRQGLKVAVATVGAVLPGDFKIKAAKLRGEPSEGMLCSFSELGISDDHDGIIELPADAPIGTDIRDYLKLDDNAIEISVTPNRADCLGIIGVARDVAVLNQLALNEPTIEPVAATIQDTFPIQVEAPQACPRYLGRVVKGINVKAATPLWMREKLRRCGIRSIDPVVDVTNYVLLELGQPMHAFDLDRLNGSIIVRMAEEGETLTLLDGNEVKLNADTLVIADQQNALAMGGIFGGEHSGVNEETQNVLLECAYFNPLSITGRARRHGLHTDASHRYERGVDPALQHKAIERATRLLIDICGGEAGPVVDITSDADLPTRATITLRREKLDRLIGHVIADEQVSDILQRLGCNVVKTDAGWQATAPSWRFDMEIEEDLVEEVARIYGYNNIPNIPTQAPLIMTSHREASLALKRVKTLLVDHGYQEAITYSFVDPKIQGLIHPNEASLSLPSPISVEMSVMRLSLWSGLLSAAVYNQNRQQSRLRLFESGLRFVPDASADLGIRQDLMLSGVITGTRYEEHWDLARQAVDFYDLKGDLEAVLALTGKLDEVEFKAENNPALHPGQSAAIYLCGERIGFIGVIHPELERKLDLNGRTVVFELLWDKVADRVLPDANEISRFPANRRDIAVVVAENVPAGDILAECKKVGANQLVGVNLFDVYRGKGVAEGYKSLAISLTLQDTTRTLAEEEIAATVAECVAALKQRFQASLRD is encoded by the coding sequence ATGAAATTCAGTGAACTCTGGTTACGCGAGTGGGTAAACCCGGCAGTTGACAGCGAAACGCTATCCGAACAAATCACGATGGCCGGGCTGGAAGTGGATGGCGTTGAGCCTGTTGCTGGCGCATTCCACGGTGTGGTTGTCGGTGAAGTTGTTGAATGTGGGCAGCACCCGAATGCAGATAAACTGCGTGTGACAAAAGTCAATGTAGGCGGTGAACGCTTGCTGGACATCGTCTGCGGTGCTCCGAACTGCCGTCAAGGCCTGAAAGTGGCGGTAGCGACAGTCGGTGCTGTGTTGCCGGGTGATTTCAAAATCAAAGCAGCCAAACTTCGTGGCGAACCGTCTGAAGGCATGCTGTGCTCATTTTCCGAATTGGGCATTTCCGACGATCACGATGGCATCATTGAACTGCCAGCAGATGCACCGATTGGCACCGATATTCGTGACTATCTGAAGCTAGATGACAACGCGATTGAAATCAGCGTGACGCCAAACCGGGCGGATTGCTTAGGCATCATCGGTGTGGCGCGTGATGTCGCTGTGTTGAACCAGTTAGCGTTGAATGAACCGACTATTGAACCGGTTGCCGCGACGATTCAGGATACCTTCCCGATTCAGGTCGAGGCACCACAGGCATGTCCGCGTTATTTAGGCCGTGTTGTGAAAGGCATCAACGTTAAGGCCGCAACGCCGCTGTGGATGCGTGAAAAACTGCGTCGCTGCGGTATTCGTTCTATCGATCCCGTAGTTGACGTGACGAATTACGTTTTGCTGGAACTCGGCCAGCCGATGCATGCATTCGATCTTGACCGTCTCAACGGCAGCATTATCGTGCGTATGGCGGAAGAGGGCGAAACGCTGACGCTGCTGGATGGCAACGAAGTGAAGCTGAATGCGGATACGTTAGTTATTGCTGACCAACAGAATGCGCTGGCGATGGGCGGCATCTTTGGCGGCGAGCATTCCGGCGTCAATGAAGAAACGCAAAACGTTCTGTTGGAGTGTGCCTATTTTAACCCGCTGTCGATTACCGGCCGCGCACGTCGTCACGGTTTGCACACCGATGCTTCTCACCGCTACGAGCGTGGCGTCGATCCGGCGTTACAACACAAAGCCATTGAACGCGCCACTCGTCTGCTGATCGATATCTGTGGTGGCGAAGCGGGTCCGGTAGTTGATATCACCAGCGACGCTGATTTGCCAACGCGCGCAACGATTACGCTGCGTCGTGAGAAGCTGGATCGTCTTATTGGCCATGTGATCGCCGATGAGCAGGTGAGCGATATCCTGCAACGTCTGGGCTGTAACGTGGTGAAAACCGACGCTGGTTGGCAAGCGACTGCACCGAGCTGGCGCTTTGATATGGAAATTGAAGAGGATTTGGTTGAAGAAGTCGCGCGTATTTACGGCTACAACAACATTCCGAATATTCCGACTCAGGCTCCATTGATCATGACCTCGCATCGCGAAGCGTCGTTGGCATTGAAGCGCGTGAAGACATTATTAGTCGATCACGGCTACCAGGAAGCAATTACTTACAGTTTTGTTGACCCGAAAATTCAGGGACTAATTCACCCTAATGAGGCGTCACTGAGCTTGCCGAGCCCGATTTCCGTAGAGATGTCGGTGATGCGTTTATCGCTGTGGAGCGGCTTGCTGAGCGCGGCGGTGTATAACCAAAACCGTCAACAAAGCCGCCTGCGCCTGTTTGAAAGCGGTCTGCGTTTTGTACCGGATGCCAGTGCTGACTTGGGTATTCGTCAGGATCTGATGCTGTCTGGTGTGATTACTGGCACGCGTTATGAAGAGCATTGGGATCTGGCGCGTCAGGCCGTTGACTTCTATGATTTAAAAGGCGATTTGGAAGCGGTACTGGCATTGACGGGTAAGTTGGATGAGGTCGAATTCAAGGCTGAAAATAATCCGGCATTGCATCCAGGGCAAAGTGCTGCTATTTATCTGTGCGGAGAACGCATTGGATTTATTGGCGTTATTCACCCAGAACTGGAGCGCAAGTTGGATCTGAACGGGCGCACCGTGGTGTTCGAATTGTTGTGGGATAAGGTCGCAGACCGCGTATTGCCTGATGCGAACGAGATTTCCCGCTTCCCTGCGAACCGTCGCGATATTGCTGTTGTGGTAGCTGAAAATGTCCCCGCGGGAGATATTTTGGCCGAGTGTAAGAAAGTTGGCGCAAATCAGTTAGTTGGCGTAAACTTATTCGACGTGTACCGAGGGAAGGGCGTAGCGGAAGGTTATAAGAGTCTGGCTATCAGTCTGACCCTGCAAGATACCACGCGTACACTGGCAGAAGAGGAAATTGCCGCTACCGTTGCAGAATGCGTAGCAGCATTAAAACAGCGATTCCAAGCATCCTTGAGGGATTGA
- the ihfA gene encoding integration host factor subunit alpha, which yields MALTKAEMSEYLFEKLGLSKRDAKELVELFFEEVRRALENGEQVKLSGFGNFDLRDKNQRPGRNPKTGEDIPITARRVVTFRPGQKLKSRVENASPKE from the coding sequence ATGGCGCTTACTAAAGCTGAAATGTCAGAATACCTGTTTGAGAAGCTCGGGCTGAGCAAACGGGATGCCAAAGAACTAGTCGAGCTGTTTTTTGAAGAAGTTCGTCGCGCTTTGGAAAATGGCGAGCAGGTCAAGTTGTCAGGTTTTGGCAATTTTGATTTGCGAGACAAGAACCAACGTCCGGGGCGTAACCCAAAAACTGGCGAAGATATTCCGATTACGGCGCGCCGTGTGGTCACGTTCCGTCCGGGGCAAAAGCTAAAAAGTAGGGTAGAGAACGCCTCTCCCAAAGAGTAA
- a CDS encoding nitrous oxide-stimulated promoter family protein, giving the protein MARKPLGKYRQREIRTVGLMIALYEKRHPETDASTQYNDLFSYAIKRLERCHFGEDKPACKHCPIHCYQPARREAIKAIMRWSGPRMLLRHPILAIRHLIDDHRPVPDYPKRGTSSKTSTGRAARLATQHATSADNDADKVKSV; this is encoded by the coding sequence ATGGCGAGAAAACCCCTGGGAAAATATCGACAGCGGGAGATTCGTACCGTCGGATTGATGATCGCATTGTATGAAAAACGCCACCCTGAAACCGACGCTAGTACGCAGTATAACGACTTATTCAGCTACGCCATCAAGCGTCTGGAGCGTTGTCATTTCGGTGAAGATAAACCCGCGTGTAAGCATTGTCCTATTCACTGCTATCAACCCGCAAGACGCGAGGCGATCAAAGCGATTATGCGCTGGTCGGGGCCACGAATGTTGCTACGCCACCCGATTCTGGCGATACGCCATTTGATTGACGATCATCGGCCAGTGCCGGATTATCCCAAAAGAGGAACATCGTCAAAGACGTCAACCGGACGAGCAGCTCGTTTAGCAACGCAGCACGCTACATCAGCAGACAATGACGCTGATAAAGTGAAAAGTGTATAG
- a CDS encoding ABC transporter ATP-binding protein yields MLRRFFSYYSPYKGLFVLDFGCAIIAGLLELGFPMAIKAFIDKLLPAQDWSLILLASVALLAVYLLNTALMAIVNYWGHALGVGIETDMRRQAFEHLQNLPFRYYDNMKTGHIITHVTKDLEEVGEIAHHGPEDLFLAIMTFIGAFILMATVHLNLALLTIIIVPFMGYLVSRYGARMTETWRQLFGQVGNFNARIEESVGGIRVVKAFANEAHEKKLFSHDNENYRRTKLQAYRIMTASMTLSYLSTRLIQLIVMLAGIWYVIQGELTYGGFIGFLLLIEVFFRPIAKITSVLESYPKGIAGFKRFTQLIDTIPEIADAPDARDAGPLKGDIQFNEVSFGYSADRPILRNIDLSVRAGETVAFVGPSGAGKTTLCSLLPRFYDLTHGTITIDGMDIRQMTQASLRSQIGIVQQDVFLFGGTIRENIAYGKLGASDGEIMEAARQARLDELIENLPEGLDTMVGERGVKLSGGQKQRLSIARIFLKNPPILILDEATSALDTATEQAIQQSLSELSTGRTTLVIAHRLATIQNAGRIVVVDNGSIIEQGSHQTLLEQSGIYARLHQAQFGQA; encoded by the coding sequence ATGTTAAGGCGTTTCTTTTCGTATTATTCCCCTTACAAGGGGTTATTCGTCCTCGATTTTGGCTGCGCTATTATCGCTGGCCTGCTTGAACTAGGGTTTCCGATGGCGATTAAAGCGTTCATCGATAAATTGTTACCAGCTCAGGATTGGTCTCTGATCCTGTTAGCGTCGGTGGCGCTATTGGCAGTGTATCTGCTGAATACCGCGCTGATGGCCATCGTCAACTATTGGGGACATGCGCTGGGCGTGGGAATTGAAACCGACATGCGTCGACAGGCATTTGAGCATCTGCAAAATTTGCCATTCCGTTACTACGACAATATGAAGACCGGGCATATCATCACTCACGTCACCAAAGATCTGGAAGAAGTCGGTGAAATCGCCCACCACGGCCCGGAAGACCTCTTTCTCGCTATCATGACGTTTATTGGCGCGTTCATTCTGATGGCAACGGTTCACCTGAATCTGGCGCTGCTGACGATTATTATCGTGCCTTTCATGGGGTATCTCGTCAGCCGCTATGGCGCACGCATGACGGAAACCTGGCGCCAACTCTTCGGTCAGGTCGGCAATTTCAACGCCCGAATCGAAGAGAGTGTGGGCGGTATCCGTGTCGTTAAGGCTTTTGCCAATGAAGCCCATGAGAAGAAACTGTTCTCTCACGATAACGAAAACTACCGCCGTACCAAATTGCAGGCCTATCGCATCATGACAGCCAGCATGACGCTCAGCTACCTCAGCACACGCCTGATACAGCTTATCGTAATGCTAGCAGGTATCTGGTATGTCATTCAGGGCGAGCTCACTTACGGCGGTTTTATTGGCTTCCTGCTGCTGATTGAAGTTTTCTTCCGTCCGATCGCCAAAATTACCTCTGTGCTAGAGAGCTATCCCAAGGGCATTGCGGGATTCAAACGCTTTACTCAACTGATCGATACGATTCCCGAGATTGCTGATGCGCCCGATGCGCGTGATGCCGGCCCGTTGAAAGGCGACATCCAGTTTAATGAGGTTAGTTTTGGTTATTCCGCCGACCGCCCGATTCTGCGCAATATCGACCTGTCGGTTCGCGCAGGGGAAACAGTCGCGTTTGTTGGCCCGTCAGGCGCGGGCAAAACCACGCTTTGTTCTCTGTTACCGCGCTTCTACGATTTAACCCACGGTACCATCACCATTGACGGCATGGATATCCGCCAGATGACACAGGCATCCTTGCGTAGCCAAATCGGCATCGTACAACAAGATGTCTTCCTGTTCGGCGGCACCATCCGGGAAAACATCGCTTACGGCAAACTTGGCGCCAGCGACGGCGAAATCATGGAAGCCGCACGACAAGCCAGGTTAGATGAACTTATCGAGAATCTCCCTGAGGGGCTGGATACTATGGTCGGCGAACGCGGCGTTAAACTTTCTGGCGGGCAAAAACAGCGTTTGTCTATTGCCCGAATTTTCCTGAAAAATCCGCCGATCCTAATTCTGGACGAAGCAACATCCGCGCTGGATACCGCGACGGAGCAAGCGATACAGCAGTCGCTCAGCGAGCTTTCCACGGGGCGCACCACGCTAGTCATCGCCCACAGGCTAGCAACCATACAGAACGCGGGACGTATTGTGGTGGTGGATAACGGCAGTATCATTGAGCAAGGTAGCCACCAGACACTGCTGGAACAAAGTGGCATCTATGCCAGACTACATCAGGCACAGTTCGGCCAGGCCTGA
- a CDS encoding drug/metabolite DMT transporter permease: MTPQRATLTSLLAIILWSTSVGLIRSLTEALGPIGGAAMIYSTSTLCLLVFYGLPRIKTLPRIYLFAGGALFVCYEIFLSLSIGLADSRMQAMEIGMINYLWPSLTILFSLFINQQKSRFLLWPGLVISLGGIVWIMKGESDWTPELLWNNILANPLAYSLAFSAALTWALYCNITKRYGQGKSGVSLFFFIASLVLWIQYSFSAEGPISLTLPSSLELLFMGASAALAYSAWNAGIQYGNLTLLATASYFTPVLSTLLAALWLNITPAISFWQGVAMVTAGSLLCWYATRSSTR, from the coding sequence ATGACGCCACAGCGCGCCACACTCACGAGCCTGCTGGCTATCATTCTATGGAGCACATCCGTTGGGCTTATTCGCAGTCTGACCGAAGCGCTCGGCCCCATTGGGGGCGCCGCGATGATTTACTCCACCAGCACGCTGTGTCTACTGGTCTTTTATGGTCTTCCACGCATTAAAACATTACCCAGAATCTATTTGTTCGCGGGCGGTGCACTATTTGTCTGCTATGAAATATTTCTGTCTCTATCCATCGGATTAGCCGATAGCCGCATGCAGGCGATGGAAATAGGGATGATTAACTATTTGTGGCCCAGTTTAACCATACTCTTTTCTCTTTTTATCAATCAGCAGAAAAGTCGTTTCCTGCTCTGGCCCGGCCTCGTGATCTCGCTGGGCGGCATCGTGTGGATTATGAAAGGAGAAAGTGACTGGACGCCAGAGCTACTGTGGAACAACATTCTTGCTAACCCGCTAGCCTACAGCCTGGCATTTTCTGCGGCCTTGACCTGGGCGCTATACTGCAATATCACCAAGCGTTATGGGCAGGGAAAAAGTGGCGTGTCGCTGTTCTTTTTCATCGCTTCGCTCGTGTTATGGATTCAGTATTCCTTCAGTGCCGAAGGGCCAATTTCATTAACGTTGCCAAGTTCGCTGGAATTGCTCTTTATGGGTGCTTCAGCCGCATTGGCCTATTCAGCATGGAATGCCGGTATTCAGTATGGCAATTTGACGTTACTGGCAACCGCCTCTTACTTTACGCCCGTGCTTTCCACATTACTGGCCGCGCTCTGGCTCAACATCACACCGGCCATTTCGTTCTGGCAAGGCGTCGCAATGGTAACTGCCGGCTCACTGCTTTGTTGGTATGCAACACGATCGTCCACTCGCTGA
- the nadE gene encoding ammonia-dependent NAD(+) synthetase, with product MSLQNDIITALGVKSSIDPAQEIRVSVDFLKNYLNAHPFITSLVLGISGGQDSTLTGKLCQTAITELRNETGTSRYQFIAVRLPYGVQADEADCQDAIAFIQPDRVLTVNIKPAIESSEATLRAIGVELSDFVKGNEKARERMKAQYSIAGMNAGLVVGTDHAAEAVTGFFTKYGDGGTDINPIFRLNKRQGKALLRELGCPSHLYTKAPTADLEEDRPSLPDEVALGVTYEKIDDYLEGKQIDASDAATIENWYRKTEHKRRPPITVFDDFWQ from the coding sequence ATGTCACTACAAAACGACATTATCACTGCGTTAGGCGTGAAAAGCAGCATCGATCCAGCACAGGAAATTCGTGTTAGCGTTGATTTTTTAAAGAATTATCTGAATGCTCACCCGTTCATTACGTCGTTAGTTTTGGGTATCAGCGGCGGTCAGGATTCTACGTTGACAGGCAAACTGTGCCAAACGGCTATCACGGAATTACGTAATGAAACGGGGACATCTCGCTATCAGTTCATCGCTGTTCGACTGCCTTACGGCGTTCAGGCTGATGAAGCTGACTGTCAGGATGCCATCGCCTTTATCCAACCTGACCGCGTATTAACCGTAAACATCAAGCCCGCGATCGAATCCAGTGAAGCCACCTTACGAGCCATTGGCGTGGAACTTTCCGATTTTGTAAAAGGCAACGAGAAAGCCAGAGAACGCATGAAGGCGCAGTACAGTATCGCGGGTATGAATGCCGGACTTGTTGTGGGTACCGATCATGCAGCAGAAGCGGTAACGGGCTTTTTCACCAAATACGGCGACGGCGGTACCGATATCAACCCGATTTTCCGACTGAACAAGCGTCAGGGGAAAGCGCTGCTGCGCGAACTTGGCTGCCCTTCTCATCTTTATACGAAAGCCCCAACCGCCGATCTGGAAGAAGACCGTCCCTCTCTCCCTGATGAAGTCGCACTGGGCGTCACCTATGAAAAGATCGACGACTATCTGGAAGGCAAGCAGATCGATGCTAGTGATGCAGCCACTATCGAAAACTGGTATCGCAAAACCGAGCACAAGCGTCGCCCACCGATTACTGTTTTTGATGACTTCTGGCAGTAA
- the osmE gene encoding osmotically-inducible lipoprotein OsmE, with the protein MKNNRLLVCIAAAGAVLLAGCTAYNKAESYVNEPVVKDVKVGMTKQQVQQLAGSGMEKRLVNAKGTCSDYLLKNRDGTAQNYFVSYNDTGNVLNKGFQTCQAYDTNPQR; encoded by the coding sequence ATGAAGAATAATAGATTATTAGTGTGTATTGCGGCAGCTGGCGCTGTCCTGTTGGCGGGATGTACGGCTTATAACAAGGCAGAAAGCTATGTTAACGAGCCGGTGGTAAAAGATGTGAAAGTGGGAATGACGAAGCAGCAGGTCCAGCAACTTGCAGGCAGCGGAATGGAAAAACGGTTGGTGAATGCTAAGGGAACCTGTAGCGATTATCTGCTTAAGAACCGCGATGGTACCGCGCAGAACTATTTCGTGAGCTACAACGACACGGGCAATGTTCTCAATAAAGGTTTCCAGACTTGCCAGGCTTATGACACAAATCCACAGCGCTAA
- a CDS encoding L-cystine transporter encodes MNFPLLINILLFIALLLGLGYVSRNPSWSLAKKVLLGLVVGVLFGLALHLIYGGDNPVVKQSISWFNIVGNGYVQLLQMIVMPLVFISILNSVAKLHNASSLGKISVLTLSTLLITTLISALVGVFVTNLFGLTATGLVQGAQETARLTAIESNYAGKVADLNVPQLILSFIPKNPFAELTGANPTSIISVVVFAAFLGVAALQLLKDDAVKGERVLTAIDTLQSWVMKLVRLVMKLTPYGVMALMTKMVASSNLQDILKLGSFVVASYLGLAIMFGVHALILSFTGVNPARFYRKVWPVLTFAFTSRSSAATIPLSIEAQTRRIGVPQSIASFAASFGTTIGQNGCAGLYPAMLAVMVAPTVGINPLDPVWIATLVGIVTISSAGVAGVGGGATFAALIVLPAMGLPVTLVALLISIEPLIDMGRTALNVSGSMTAGTVTSQLMKQTDKTIFNAQDDAELTHR; translated from the coding sequence ATGAATTTTCCGCTACTCATAAATATTCTGCTATTTATCGCATTACTACTCGGATTAGGTTACGTCAGCCGCAACCCATCCTGGAGTCTGGCAAAGAAAGTGTTGTTGGGTTTGGTTGTCGGGGTGTTATTTGGTCTGGCGCTGCATCTGATTTATGGCGGCGACAATCCCGTTGTTAAGCAGTCCATCTCATGGTTTAACATCGTGGGTAATGGCTATGTGCAGCTGTTACAAATGATCGTGATGCCGCTGGTATTTATTTCCATCCTCAATTCCGTTGCCAAACTACATAATGCCTCGTCATTAGGGAAAATCAGCGTCTTGACGCTGTCTACCCTGCTGATCACCACGCTAATTTCTGCGTTAGTCGGCGTTTTTGTCACCAATCTGTTTGGTCTGACGGCAACCGGGCTCGTGCAGGGCGCGCAGGAAACCGCGAGATTAACGGCGATTGAAAGCAACTATGCTGGTAAAGTCGCCGACCTTAACGTTCCACAGCTTATCCTGTCATTCATTCCTAAAAACCCGTTTGCTGAGCTGACCGGTGCTAACCCAACATCTATCATCAGTGTCGTCGTCTTCGCCGCTTTCCTTGGCGTTGCAGCGCTACAACTGCTGAAAGATGACGCAGTGAAAGGCGAACGTGTTTTAACCGCGATTGATACGCTGCAATCCTGGGTAATGAAGCTTGTTCGTCTGGTGATGAAGTTGACACCTTATGGTGTTATGGCGCTAATGACCAAAATGGTCGCCAGCTCTAACCTGCAAGATATCCTCAAGTTGGGCAGCTTCGTTGTCGCGTCCTATTTGGGACTGGCGATTATGTTCGGTGTCCATGCATTGATCCTGTCTTTCACGGGTGTCAATCCAGCGCGTTTTTATCGTAAAGTCTGGCCAGTACTGACGTTCGCATTTACCAGTCGCTCCAGCGCCGCCACGATCCCACTCAGCATTGAAGCGCAAACACGCCGCATTGGCGTACCGCAATCTATCGCCAGCTTTGCGGCTTCTTTCGGTACCACTATCGGTCAGAACGGCTGTGCAGGGCTTTACCCGGCGATGCTGGCTGTGATGGTCGCACCAACGGTGGGAATCAACCCGCTGGATCCCGTCTGGATCGCGACGCTGGTCGGTATCGTCACCATCAGTTCTGCCGGTGTGGCCGGTGTGGGCGGCGGCGCAACCTTTGCCGCGTTAATCGTCCTGCCCGCGATGGGGCTGCCAGTGACCCTCGTCGCGCTGCTGATCTCCATTGAGCCGCTTATCGATATGGGCCGTACTGCACTTAACGTTAGCGGATCGATGACGGCCGGTACCGTCACCAGCCAGTTGATGAAGCAGACAGATAAGACGATTTTCAACGCGCAGGATGACGCTGAGTTGACACATCGCTAA